The genomic stretch CTACCTGTGGGGCGCCAAGGTGTCGGCTGCCCACCAGCTCATGACCGGCGACGACAGGACGCTCACCTACCTGCCGTTGTTCCACACCAACGCCCAGGTGTACTCGGTGATGGCCACGCTGTGGGCCGGCGGCACGGTTGTCCTGATGCCCCGGTTCTCGCGGCGGGCGTTCTGGGCGGTGGCGGTCCGCGAGCGGACGACCTTCGCCGCGATGATCCCCTTCGCCGTCCGCGCCCTGGTCGACGACCCGGTCCCCGGCCACCACTTCCGCGCCTGGGGCAACGGCCTCCTGGTGCCCCGCTGGGACCGCACGTTCGGCGTGGAGGGGCTGGCCTGGTGGGGGATGACCGAGACTGTCTCGCACCCTGTGGTCTCCGAGCTCGGCCAGCCCGGCCGGCCCTTGGCAATGGGCGTCCCCGCGCCGGAGTACCGGGTGCGGGTCGTCGACGACGAGGGACTGCCTCGCCGGGAGGCCGGCGAGGGATTGATCGAGGTCCTGGGCGTGCGCGGGGTCTCCGTGGCGCTCGGCTACCTCGACGACCCTGACGCCGACGCCGCGGCCTGGACCGACGACGGCTGGCTGCGCACCGGTGATCGGGTGGTCTGGCACGAGGACGGCTGGCTGTCGTTCCTGGAGCGGGACAAGGACATGCTGCGTGTCGGCGCCGAGAACGTGGCCGCGCAGGAGATCGAGCGGGTGGTGCTCACCGTGGAGGGTGTCGCCGAGGTCGCCGTGGTCGCCGGCCCCGACCCGATGCTCGACGAGGTGCCGGTCGCCTTCGTGCTCGCGACCCAGACCGCCGAGCCCGGGCTGGAGGCCCGCGTCCTGGAGCGGTGCCGCGCCGAGCTGGCCGACTTCAAGGTCCCCCGGGCTGTCTTCGTGGTCGACGAGCTGCCCCGGTCGACGCTGGAGAAGGTGGCCAAGAACAAGCTCCGCGACGAAGCCCGCCGGCTCATGGCCACCCCGGCCGGTCACACAGCGAAGCGGTAGCCGAGCAGGTCGAGCGGGTCGATCGTCGAGCCGGGTGGCACCAGCCGATCGATCGCCTCCCGCAGGTCCGTCCCCAGCGGCGCCGGCGCCGGGTCGAGGACCTGGCGCAGCTGGGCCTCGTCCCTCGCGCCGAGGATGGTCACCGGGACGTCCGCGTTGCTCAGCGCGAACCCCAGCGCCAGCCGGGTCGGCGACAGCCCGGCCTGGTCGCCGAGCCGCGTCAGCTCGGCCACCAGCGCCAGCTTGCGGCGGGTGGGCCCGCGGCCCATGTCGTAGCGGTCGCGGCGGATGGGCCACACGGCCGCCCGCGAGTCAGGTGGCACTGGTGTGCCCGGGCGGTACTTGCCGGTCAGCCATCCACCGTTCAGCGGCGCGAAGGCGGTAACGGCGATGCCGTCCTGCCGGCAGAGCTCCACCACCGAGCGCTCGATCTCGCGCACGAAGATCGAGTACGGCGGCTGCTCGGTGGCGAGGGCGCTGGCGGCCAGCTCGCGGGCGCGGGCGAGCGCCGCCGGGGTGGCCATGGAGGTTCCGAAGGCGCGGATCTTCCCCTCGTCCTGCAGGGCCTGGAGGGTGGGTACCAGCACGTCGACCTGGTCGATCGAGGCGATGCGGTGCACCGAGTAGAGATCGACGTGGTCGACATCCAGGCGCCGCAGGCTGCCCTCGAGCGCCTGCCGGACGTCGGTCGCGGTGACCGGGATGGCACGCGAGCGCCGGTGGTCGAGCCCGAACTTGGTGGCCACGACGACCTGGTCGCGCTGCCAGGCCCGGCCCGACGCGAGCACCCGCCCCAGGATCCGCTCCGCCTCCCCGTCGCTGTAGGTGTCGGCGCTGTCGAACGCGGTGATCCCGAGGTCGAGGGCGGCCTCGACCACTCGGCGACACTCGGCGATGCCGGGCGTCGCCCAGCCGCCGAACGCGGCGGTACCGAGCCAGCACCGGCTCACCTCCCCGAGGTGGCCGATGCGGACCCGGTCGACCGCGCTTCCCAGGGGTTCAGGCGACGCGCCGCTCACCCCGGGCCGGCACGATGTCGGGGTCGGCGCGCTCCAACGGCTTGGTGGCCAGCTCGTCGGCCTCGGCCGACGACAGCACGCCCAGCTGGACGAGGATGTTGAGGCCCTGGATGCGACGCCGGTCGACGTCGGGTACCCCGGCCATCTGCCGGGCCACGTTCTCGCGCGACCAGGGCCAGTCGCTGACGCTGTGGGGGAAGTCCGACGCCCAGCAGATGCTCCCGACGCCGATGTCGTCGCGGGCCTTGACGCCGGTGCGGTCCTCCTGGAACGAGAACGTGAAGTGCGACCGCACGTAGTCGGCGGGTCGCCGCTCGAGCTGGACGCCGCTCCAGAAGCGGTGCCGGTCGTAACGGTCCTCCATCTGCTCCAACCAGTAGGGCAGCCACCCGATGCCGGTCTCGGCGAAGTGCAGCTTGAGGCCGGGGTATCGGTCGAGCACGCCGCCGACCATGAGCTGGAGCAGCGTGACGATGGGCAGCGTGGGGATCTGCAGGTCGGTGGTCAGCAGCCACACGAACTGGGAGAAGTCGGCCGAGCCCTCGACGTCGATCGACTTGGTCTTCTGCAGGCCGGCGAGGGCGTGCGACTGTCCTACGCCGCCGAAGTTGTGGTGGGCGACGACGGTCATGCCGAGCTCCTCGGCGGTGGCCCAGAAGGGCTCGTCGTGGGGGGTGAGCCACTTCTCGCCGGAAGGGAACTGCAGCAGCTGGGTGCCGCGGATGCCGGGCAGCTCCCGCACCCGGCGCAGCTCCGCGACGGCATCGTCGGTGCTGCTCATGGGCATGAGGGCGATGCCGAACAGGCGGTCGGGGGCGTGGGAGCAGTAGTCGGAGACCCAGTTGTTGTAGGCCTTGGCGAACTCCACGACGGCCCGGGTGTTGTCGGCCGACTTCCGCAGTGCGGTGGTGGCCACCGACGAGAACAGCACCTCCCCGTCGACGCCGTCCTTGTCCTGCTCGGAGATGCGCTGCTCGGGGCCGCCGGTGCCGGGGATGCCCTCGTCGAATCGTCGGCCCCGGGGGACGAACTCGGTGTACTTCTGGCCGCCGGTGGCGGCGAGTCCCAGCGGGATCGGCTCGTCGTCGCCCATGGCCCAGCCCTGGCCGCCGTTCTCCACCTCCACGATGCGGGGGGCGAGGGGCTTGAGGTCCTCGGGGAGGCGCTCGACCCAGTCGGGCCGGGTCTCGAGATGGGCGTCGGCGGATACGAGCTCGTAGTTCCTGGCCACAGACGGGTCCTCCTGTGAAGCGGTGACGAGTTTGCTATCGAGGGCGAGTTTAGTATGTTCCTTATCATAAATCTGATAATAGCCCCGATCCCGGAGGTGCCCGTGCCAGCCAGCCAGCACACCGAGCTGTACTCGCCGATACCGACCGAGTGGCTGGTCGAACCGGAGCTCGCCGCGCAGGTCCGCGGCGGCGTCACCTTCGAGGAGGGCAAGGTCGTCGGCATCCTCGACAACGGCAAGCTCAAGGGCTTCGCCGATGCGTTGGAGATCCAGCTGCGCCGCCGGGGCGCGCGTGACGTGGTCCGCTGGACGAAGCACTACCAGGAGGGCGAGCCCGACGACGCCCTGGTCGACGAGGTGCACCGTTTGGTCGACTCGGCGCTCGTCGGCCTCGGCAACTGAGGGAGCTGCACGGCGTGGAGTTGCCACGCCACCGCGAAGTTGGACGCCAAGGGGGTTCCCGTGGTCGTCCTGGCGATCCCTCAGTTCGAGCGACTGGCTGTGGCCTCGACGCTCAACTACGGCGGGCCGACCGCCGGGATCATCGTGGTCCAGGAGGACGTCGACACCGTCACGGGCGGGCCCCTCGATCAGGAGGCGGCCCGGGTGGCCGACCTGCTGCTCGGTGTCGCAGGAGATCAGGGCACAGGAGATGAGGAGGAGGTGACATGAGCGGCACGACGGGGACGAGGCACGTCGTCGAGCACGAGGACCAGGACGAGCTGGAGGCCGAGTTGCACCGGCTGGGATGGACCGACGGTCTGCCGGTGCGCGTCCCCACCCTCGACAGGGTCGACCGCTTCGTCCGCGACTCGGGCCTCGATCCCGACGAGGTGGTCGGCCACGTCGCCCCTCAGGGGGGCCTGGCCGACGTGCGGCTGGTCGCCGTCAACGCAGTGATGGCCGGCTGCCGGCCCGAACACCTGCCGGTCGTGGTGGCCACCGTGAAGGCGATCATCCAGGACCCGTTCAACCTCTACCTGGTGCAGGTCACGACCAACCCGCTGGCCCCACTGGCGGTGGTGAACGGCCCCGTGCGTCACGAGCTCGGGCTCCGCCACGGCCGCGACGCCCTCGGCCCCGGCACCGGCGGCAACGGCCCCATCGGCCGGGCCGTCCGCTTCGTCATGCGCAACGTCGGCGGCATCGGCGACAACGACACCTCCACCCACGGCGGCCCGTGGAAGTACACGTTCTGCATCGCCGAGGACGAGGAGTCGAGCCCTTGGGAGCCGCTCCACGTCTGGCAGGGCTACGACCCCGACGACAGCGTGGTCACCACGCTCGGCATCGAGGGGATCATCGACGTGGTCCCCGAGTCGGGG from Acidimicrobiales bacterium encodes the following:
- a CDS encoding AMP-binding protein gives rise to the protein MSTDALDPFTGRNVGWLLAQRAQAHPERECVVWDDLDGDVRRWTYRQLVDRVDAVAAGFAAHGVGPGDRVCVHMDNSPDFVFTWLGLLTLGAVAVTTNTRSSPEEVDYFLDRSRAVAVATEVGREGIVARALSAPRVRLLVLGGGGDLPPVDVPDRVRVTSVDDLATATRGTTEGPRSSDLAGVQFTSGTTSRPKGVVWTQANYLWGAKVSAAHQLMTGDDRTLTYLPLFHTNAQVYSVMATLWAGGTVVLMPRFSRRAFWAVAVRERTTFAAMIPFAVRALVDDPVPGHHFRAWGNGLLVPRWDRTFGVEGLAWWGMTETVSHPVVSELGQPGRPLAMGVPAPEYRVRVVDDEGLPRREAGEGLIEVLGVRGVSVALGYLDDPDADAAAWTDDGWLRTGDRVVWHEDGWLSFLERDKDMLRVGAENVAAQEIERVVLTVEGVAEVAVVAGPDPMLDEVPVAFVLATQTAEPGLEARVLERCRAELADFKVPRAVFVVDELPRSTLEKVAKNKLRDEARRLMATPAGHTAKR
- a CDS encoding amidohydrolase family protein; amino-acid sequence: MARNYELVSADAHLETRPDWVERLPEDLKPLAPRIVEVENGGQGWAMGDDEPIPLGLAATGGQKYTEFVPRGRRFDEGIPGTGGPEQRISEQDKDGVDGEVLFSSVATTALRKSADNTRAVVEFAKAYNNWVSDYCSHAPDRLFGIALMPMSSTDDAVAELRRVRELPGIRGTQLLQFPSGEKWLTPHDEPFWATAEELGMTVVAHHNFGGVGQSHALAGLQKTKSIDVEGSADFSQFVWLLTTDLQIPTLPIVTLLQLMVGGVLDRYPGLKLHFAETGIGWLPYWLEQMEDRYDRHRFWSGVQLERRPADYVRSHFTFSFQEDRTGVKARDDIGVGSICWASDFPHSVSDWPWSRENVARQMAGVPDVDRRRIQGLNILVQLGVLSSAEADELATKPLERADPDIVPARGERRVA
- a CDS encoding aldo/keto reductase, with protein sequence MSRCWLGTAAFGGWATPGIAECRRVVEAALDLGITAFDSADTYSDGEAERILGRVLASGRAWQRDQVVVATKFGLDHRRSRAIPVTATDVRQALEGSLRRLDVDHVDLYSVHRIASIDQVDVLVPTLQALQDEGKIRAFGTSMATPAALARARELAASALATEQPPYSIFVREIERSVVELCRQDGIAVTAFAPLNGGWLTGKYRPGTPVPPDSRAAVWPIRRDRYDMGRGPTRRKLALVAELTRLGDQAGLSPTRLALGFALSNADVPVTILGARDEAQLRQVLDPAPAPLGTDLREAIDRLVPPGSTIDPLDLLGYRFAV